The following are from one region of the Lytechinus variegatus isolate NC3 chromosome 4, Lvar_3.0, whole genome shotgun sequence genome:
- the LOC121414235 gene encoding sine oculis-binding protein homolog A-like, with protein MDEKADHDSDGSAIKIQVKTEPPDEDIQDYAEDTMNELLAIYGYNEKVEHGVTQNMQLAPKYHKEERGLRKRLLMAHSNKGDAASECSVSGNVTPVSGSDPQSAEEDPASPSSSQDNTELLEALQDGKCSNRDHITCAWCKSPGFKHYTLNTQTESKAFCSERCFASCRRAYFKRNKVCDWCRHTRHQDYIYLIDGERRLQFCSSKCMNQYKMDSYYKDGPTVRRKVAKAATSSGSKSNGSVPVSPTLQQQSLSERNSPDTVSQDAAFHDSQPSPSNIPLSGVFQTNSSSSQSMMGMPQLRPSGVFGVQTVVPPAMSFRQVVPKMPVVQVVGSGGVPLNLVQGLNQSSASGSRKVTGRLNPQQWSNLQGVQGVSSFKKIRPKPQSNNATLPSSTVTSSASNNAPFTNQKPRKDTQSSTSTPRGNSVLPPVTVMVPHPVFIPIPVPIPIPIPVCREAYEAAMAKIKENTGDTEQEATTSYDHDEQQERKSKKRISDMFTNGSSHLPSSSSTGAFVPYRSHQADVRDNVSNSTDGHSMEAMLSSSMQTSLTIPSSSSSASEALESRLRLQPQRHPSHISTATVEAMHRSINSRMLRHKCLQRSASMDLSFGRYNTLSALTDFLGEKRGFNPLLHGSPGNRELTADSHGLSTRASHSALPTKGAGELSPSVREALRCHLTRRLSQSALNLTDVGRYPEEDQLRRSQSMSRLQEDSDSGHHHEMEAISSHTSLEKLADTSDSSEHIDPRICADGDGSLQMDDSGLQPAIKRRCLGSPNQID; from the exons GACTATGCGGAGGATACAATGAACGAATTACTGGCGATTTACGGTTATAACGAGAAGGTGGAACATGGTGTTACCCAGAATATGCAGCTAGCGCCAAAATACCACAAAGAAG AGCGTGGTCTTCGGAAGCGGCTGCTTATGGCGCACTCCAACAAAGGTGATGCGGCGAGTGAGTGTTCTGTGTCAGGGAATGTCACACCGGTGTCCGGTTCTGATCCACAGTCCGCTGAAGAAGATCCTGCCTCACCAAGTAGCTCACAAGACAACACAG AGTTGCTTGAAGCTCTTCAAGATGGCAAGTGCAGCAACAGAGACCATATTACCTGTGCTTGGTGCAAGAGTCCCGGCTTCAAGCATTACACTCTCAACACACAGACCGAGTCCAAAGCTTTCTGCAGTGAACGCTGCTTCGCTTCTTGTAGGAGGGCATACTTCAAGCGGAACAAGGTATGCGACTGGTGTCGCCACACGCGCCACCAGGATTACATCTACTTGATTGATGGAGAAAGGAGGTTACAGTTCTGCTCCTCGAAGTGCATGAACCAGTACAAGATGGATTCCTACTACAAGGATGGTCCCACCGTGAGACGTAAAGTGGCCAAAGCTGCGACTAGTAGTGGAAGCAAGAGCAACGGGTCCGTGCCAGTGTCGCCAACCCTGCAGCAGCAGAGTTTATCAGAACGGAACAGCCCAGATACTGTCTCGCAGGATGCTGCGTTTCACGATTCCCAACCCAGCCCCTCCAACATTCCTCTGTCTGGGGTATTCCAGACGAATTCCAGTTCTTCACAGTCCATGATGGGTATGCCTCAACTCAGGCCAAGTGGAGTCTTTGGGGTGCAGACTGTCGTACCTCCGGCCATGTCCTTCCGCCAGGTTGTTCCCAAAATGCCAGTTGTCCAGGTAGTTGGGTCCGGAGGTGTGCCTTTGAATTTGGTGCAAGGGCTTAATCAATCCTCAGCGTCTGGCTCACGTAAAGTGACTGGGCGACTCAATCCGCAGCAGTGGAGTAATCTTCAAGGGGTCCAAGGTGTGTCCAGTTTCAAGAAGATCCGACCAAAACCACAAAGCAACAATGCTACCTTACCAAGTAGCACTGTGACTTCATCTGCCAGCAACAATGCACCATTCACTAACCAAAAGCCCCGAAAAGACACACAAAGTAGTACTTCAACTCCAAGAGGAAATTCTGTCCTGCCTCCTGTGACTGTCATGGTCCCACATCCTGTCTTTATACCCATTCCTGTCCCAATTCCCATTCCCATTCCTGTGTGTAGAGAGGCTTATGAAGCTGCAATGGCAAAGATCAAAGAGAACACTGGGGACACTGAACAGGAGGCGACAACCTCCTATGATCATGATGAGCAGCAGGAGAGGAAATCAAAGAAGAGGATATCTGACATGTTCACTAATGGGAGCTCTCATTTACCATCATCAAGCAGTACTGGGGCCTTTGTGCCCTACCGCAGTCATCAAGCAGATGTGCGGGATAATGTAAGCAACAGTACTGATGGCCACTCCATGGAAGCCATGTTATCCAGCAGCATGCAGACATCTCTCACcatcccctcctcctcctcttctgcCAGTGAGGCCTTGGAGTCCAGATTGAGACTTCAACCTCAACGGCACCCGTCTCACATCAGTACAGCCACGGTAGAAGCTATGCACCGCTCCATCAACTCACGCATGCTGCGCCACAAGTGCCTGCAGAGGAGTGCCAGCATGGACCTCAGCTTTGGCCGCTACAACACCCTCTCTGCTCTCACCGACTTCTTGGGCGAGAAACGTGGCTTCAATCCCCTCCTGCATGGCTCTCCTGGAAACCGGGAACTAACTGCAGATTCTCACGGACTCTCCACCAGAGCCAGCCACTCTGCCCTACCCACCAAAGGGGCGGGAGAGCTGTCTCCAAGCGTTCGGGAAGCACTCCGCTGCCACCTCACCCGTCGGCTGTCCCAGTCGGCCCTGAACCTGACCGATGTTGGTCGGTACCCTGAGGAGGACCAACTGCGCAGGAGCCAGAGCATGAGTCGCCTCCAGGAAGACTCGGACAGTGGTCACCACCATGAAATGGAAGCCATCAGTTCTCATACAAGCCTTGAGAAGCTTGCTGATACCAGTGATTCCTCAGAGCATATTGACCCTCGAATTTGTGCTGATGGTGATGGGTCTCTGCAGATGGACGATTCCGGTTTGCAGCCTGCCATCAAGAGGAGATGCCTTGGTAGTCCAAACCAGATTGACTAA